The following are from one region of the Streptomyces decoyicus genome:
- the nucS gene encoding endonuclease NucS — translation MRLVIARCSVDYAGRLTAHLPSAPRLILVKADGSVSIHADDRAYKPLNWMSPPCTLKEGDGEVWTVENKGGEKLIITLEEVMHDSSHELGVDPGLIKDGVEAHLQELLADRIETLGEGYSLIRREYPTAIGPVDILCRDADNQTVAVEIKRRGEIDGVEQLTRYLELLNRDPHLAPVKGIFAAQEIKPQARVLATDRGIGCVVLDYDALRGIEDDKLRLF, via the coding sequence ATGCGTCTCGTCATCGCCCGCTGCTCCGTGGACTACGCGGGCCGGCTCACCGCCCATCTCCCCTCGGCCCCTCGCCTCATCCTGGTGAAGGCGGACGGCTCCGTCTCCATTCACGCGGACGACCGGGCCTACAAACCCCTCAACTGGATGTCGCCGCCCTGCACTCTCAAGGAGGGCGACGGTGAGGTGTGGACGGTGGAGAACAAGGGCGGCGAGAAGCTCATCATCACCCTCGAGGAGGTCATGCACGACTCCTCGCACGAGCTCGGCGTCGACCCGGGGCTCATCAAGGACGGGGTGGAGGCGCACCTCCAGGAGCTGCTCGCGGACCGGATCGAAACCTTGGGCGAGGGATACTCCCTGATTCGGCGTGAATACCCCACTGCCATCGGCCCGGTGGATATCTTGTGCCGGGACGCCGATAACCAGACCGTCGCCGTCGAGATCAAGCGGCGTGGTGAGATCGACGGTGTCGAGCAGCTCACCCGCTACCTCGAACTCCTCAATCGTGACCCGCACTTGGCGCCGGTGAAGGGGATCTTCGCGGCCCAGGAGATCAAGCCGCAGGCGCGGGTGCTGGCCACCGACCGCGGTATCGGCTGCGTCGTCCTGGACTACGACGCACTGCGCGGCATCGAGGACGACAAGCTCCGCCTGTTCTGA
- a CDS encoding SCO5389 family protein, giving the protein MSLDVSPALLEQAERGEVDEAAFVDCVRTSLPYAWGMISSLVAQLKVDGGEFADNQTPPPDEQARGQLLRALASDAIRGSLERHFGVRLAFQNCHRVAVFPLDPVVDDRLARFTSIRGQLLNQSPELRDC; this is encoded by the coding sequence ATGTCGCTCGACGTCTCACCGGCCCTCCTCGAACAGGCCGAGCGAGGCGAGGTCGACGAAGCCGCATTTGTCGACTGCGTCCGGACCTCCCTGCCCTATGCATGGGGGATGATCAGCTCTCTGGTGGCCCAGCTGAAGGTGGACGGCGGAGAGTTCGCCGACAATCAGACGCCGCCGCCGGACGAGCAGGCGCGCGGCCAGCTGCTGCGCGCGCTGGCGAGTGACGCCATCCGTGGTTCGCTGGAGCGCCACTTCGGTGTGCGGCTCGCTTTTCAGAACTGCCACCGCGTTGCGGTTTTCCCGCTCGACCCGGTGGTGGACGACCGACTGGCCCGCTTCACCTCCATCCGGGGTCAGCTGCTGAACCAGTCGCCCGAACTCCGCGACTGCTGA
- a CDS encoding LLM class flavin-dependent oxidoreductase has protein sequence MRVGAFILAAQFPGQGQGEALHRAVRSAEVAEEAGLDDVWLAEHHFVPYGVCPNAVTLAGLLLGRTRRIGVGTAVSVLPTQHPVALGEQAALLHLTTDGRFTLGVGRGGPWVDLEVFGSGLAAYDHGFPESLDLLMRWLREPRVGAQGERYTFREVAVVPRPAEALTDPYDPGAGALGPPVVVACTSPSSVRTAAERGLPMLLGMHCGDEEKAEMVALWRSAAREAGRDGDEVAAAEHVSAGVVQIGDTREAAAETLTKAMPGWLQQGLGAHVTVDGRYRAMRDPLAYTELLCELHPVGPPGLCADRLAATSERTGITRFALLVEGSGDLAATEENVRRLGTEVLPQLG, from the coding sequence ATGCGCGTTGGGGCTTTCATCCTGGCCGCTCAATTTCCCGGTCAGGGACAGGGGGAAGCACTGCACCGCGCGGTGCGCTCCGCGGAGGTCGCGGAGGAGGCCGGACTCGACGATGTCTGGCTGGCGGAACACCATTTCGTACCATACGGCGTCTGCCCGAATGCAGTGACGCTGGCCGGGCTGCTGCTGGGGCGGACCCGCCGGATCGGCGTCGGCACGGCGGTGAGTGTGCTGCCGACCCAGCATCCGGTAGCGCTCGGTGAGCAGGCGGCACTGCTGCACCTCACCACCGACGGGCGGTTCACGCTCGGCGTCGGCAGGGGCGGTCCGTGGGTCGATCTGGAGGTGTTCGGTTCCGGACTCGCCGCGTACGACCACGGCTTCCCGGAATCGCTCGATCTGCTGATGCGCTGGCTGCGGGAGCCCCGGGTCGGCGCGCAGGGCGAGCGCTATACGTTCCGCGAAGTAGCGGTGGTACCACGACCGGCCGAGGCGCTGACCGATCCGTACGATCCGGGAGCCGGTGCCCTGGGCCCGCCGGTGGTGGTGGCGTGCACCTCCCCGTCGTCGGTGCGGACGGCCGCCGAGCGCGGGCTGCCGATGCTGTTGGGCATGCACTGCGGCGACGAGGAGAAGGCGGAGATGGTCGCGCTGTGGCGGTCGGCCGCCCGGGAAGCGGGCCGGGACGGCGACGAAGTGGCCGCGGCCGAGCATGTCTCGGCGGGCGTGGTGCAGATCGGCGACACTCGCGAGGCAGCGGCGGAGACCCTGACGAAGGCGATGCCCGGCTGGCTTCAGCAGGGTCTGGGCGCGCATGTGACGGTCGACGGCCGCTACCGCGCGATGCGTGATCCGCTGGCCTATACGGAGTTGCTGTGCGAGCTGCACCCCGTCGGCCCGCCGGGGCTGTGCGCGGACCGGCTGGCGGCGACCTCGGAGCGTACGGGCATCACACGGTTCGCGCTGCTCGTCGAGGGCTCCGGCGACCTCGCGGCGACGGAGGAGAACGTCCGCCGGCTGGGCACGGAAGTCCTGCCGCAGCTGGGGTGA